In the Pyrococcus kukulkanii genome, one interval contains:
- a CDS encoding LEA type 2 family protein: MGKVGAIIAVVFLVWLIYAGYFALNFHPSVSASWGAIEGDNVNVEFRIDLGNPSPLPLTVENVTLKLANVSVATINKVKVGFLTQKVTITSTINLDKVVDGFIAHIKNKEDSAVEISGTAKILNVIPYQFTHLTQLKTNVLSRLQELKQEPKTYTIAGMVPLKTPGIEGIYARWGGVSRKGIEIVGDIKLYNPNNFPLPITNLKAELYMNDIKVGEGKIIEGSIIPAKGYGSVKARVVLSPDPFKDAIKEHIMNGEVSKVRADIEFYAKIAGEEVVIPVKDIETTVETNLLRSLNFS, encoded by the coding sequence ATGGGAAAAGTTGGAGCTATAATAGCGGTAGTATTTTTGGTCTGGTTGATATATGCTGGTTACTTTGCACTGAACTTTCATCCAAGCGTTTCTGCTAGCTGGGGTGCCATAGAGGGCGACAACGTAAACGTTGAATTCAGGATTGACTTGGGAAATCCTTCTCCTCTTCCTCTAACTGTGGAAAACGTTACACTGAAACTTGCTAATGTCTCAGTTGCAACGATAAATAAAGTTAAAGTTGGATTTCTGACCCAGAAGGTAACAATAACATCAACAATTAACCTTGATAAGGTTGTTGATGGTTTTATAGCTCACATCAAGAATAAAGAAGATAGTGCTGTTGAAATTAGTGGAACTGCAAAGATACTCAATGTGATCCCTTATCAATTCACTCACCTAACGCAGTTAAAAACGAACGTTTTGTCCCGTCTCCAAGAGTTAAAACAAGAACCGAAGACGTATACAATTGCCGGTATGGTGCCTCTCAAAACTCCTGGGATTGAGGGGATATATGCGAGATGGGGAGGGGTCTCTAGGAAAGGAATAGAGATCGTTGGAGACATAAAATTATATAACCCAAACAATTTCCCATTGCCAATAACGAACTTGAAGGCTGAGCTTTATATGAACGATATCAAGGTTGGTGAGGGGAAGATAATCGAGGGGTCCATAATCCCCGCTAAGGGTTACGGAAGTGTAAAGGCAAGAGTAGTATTATCCCCTGATCCATTCAAAGACGCAATTAAGGAGCATATAATGAATGGGGAGGTTAGCAAGGTTAGGGCGGATATAGAGTTCTATGCCAAGATTGCTGGGGAGGAGGTTGTTATCCCGGTTAAGGACATTGAAACTACTGTAGAGACAAACTTGTTGAGATCCTTAAATTTTAGCTAA
- a CDS encoding MarC family protein produces the protein MFEEIFSSTLLMLIMIDPSDKILLVSLLREDFHIEDVKSLIIRANLIGWVLLLIFAVAGKVILQDIFHIEIDALRVAGGFVLFKIGLEALEGGGMVTIKREKNILALAAVPVATPLIAGPAAITAAITLTAEYGIHISIIATTIAIAITAVLMMIALYAMRNVNKTVLSVTIRIIGLFIMAIGAQMMITGAGSILVRILKGA, from the coding sequence ATGTTTGAAGAAATCTTTAGTTCGACATTACTCATGCTCATAATGATAGATCCAAGCGACAAAATATTGTTAGTCAGCTTGTTAAGGGAAGATTTCCATATAGAGGATGTAAAAAGCCTGATAATAAGAGCAAATTTAATTGGATGGGTACTCCTCTTGATTTTTGCCGTAGCTGGCAAGGTTATACTCCAAGACATATTCCATATAGAGATCGACGCACTGAGGGTAGCAGGAGGATTCGTCCTATTTAAGATTGGACTTGAGGCCCTAGAAGGGGGAGGAATGGTAACGATAAAGAGGGAGAAAAATATACTGGCCCTTGCCGCCGTCCCAGTGGCAACGCCACTCATAGCAGGACCAGCGGCAATTACAGCGGCAATAACACTGACAGCAGAATATGGTATTCACATCTCTATTATCGCAACTACGATTGCAATTGCAATAACGGCAGTCCTAATGATGATAGCCCTTTATGCCATGAGAAACGTGAACAAAACAGTGCTAAGTGTCACAATAAGGATAATAGGATTATTCATTATGGCAATAGGAGCACAAATGATGATTACAGGAGCAGGGAGCATACTTGTGAGAATCCTTAAAGGAGCTTAA
- a CDS encoding metal-dependent hydrolase, with product MNYEEHVLAGLITYPLFVVLAYFLRDVLNLKLTFLSLALGYAFYVLGSDLPDIDHPDSIIHRGIKPIFSVILGSVVAYRIQAYIPSDYSLIYAWGVGGIFAVIGWYIFTLLMPRHRGIVHSLTFATLYGLLTFLGVRYGISLAPGEAYLIGLAAFSGYLLHLILDKSIKLL from the coding sequence ATGAATTATGAGGAACATGTTCTGGCAGGCTTGATAACTTATCCCCTTTTTGTTGTATTAGCCTATTTCCTAAGGGATGTCCTTAATTTGAAGTTAACTTTTCTTTCCTTGGCCTTAGGTTATGCTTTCTATGTTTTAGGAAGTGATCTTCCCGATATAGATCATCCTGATTCAATAATTCATAGAGGGATTAAGCCAATATTTTCCGTGATCTTGGGAAGTGTTGTGGCTTACAGGATTCAGGCTTACATCCCAAGCGATTACTCCCTCATATACGCTTGGGGTGTTGGAGGAATATTTGCCGTTATTGGGTGGTACATCTTCACACTCCTAATGCCTCGTCATCGAGGGATAGTGCACTCCCTCACATTTGCAACCCTTTATGGCCTACTCACATTCTTAGGGGTTAGGTATGGAATTTCTTTAGCTCCTGGAGAGGCTTACCTAATAGGTCTTGCAGCTTTCTCTGGATACTTGCTGCATTTGATACTTGACAAGAGCATTAAGCTCCTTTAA
- a CDS encoding AAA family ATPase produces the protein MEGTLRIYASPSYEVYGLSKNPFIELASEGIEDIESIHVYQEVDMKISSLISDVIGNKSSITFSIVGPLGMGKTQRLKSVARVVEEKGGKVIYVKVDTTDILKITRDIFSALKPPKNRTNIFLENLSKKLGFINRLERMLSSINEYKSRDIAEMLTQELSKYQYSALLLDELENMQGANEKEKILFFEMLRHFISNMPPGSLFAFACIPEVYEEYSKLFPAFFMRLHYEFKLRPMSYEEVVELVKKRLAKVRIRDTADPIYPFTEDAIRLIHELGKGNPRQILRLLNYVLSEAVKHKFDPINEYVVTTILEEPKSLEEYLTRIPTEFKPLVNVIVNKFKGGPVSYIEVAKELKMPGTEVYEKLEHLVSLGFLVGDPRGNYKVPDYVRKFMEEKRE, from the coding sequence ATGGAAGGCACACTTCGTATTTATGCTTCTCCTTCCTATGAGGTTTATGGTCTTTCAAAGAATCCATTCATAGAATTAGCGAGCGAGGGAATAGAGGATATAGAATCGATTCATGTTTACCAGGAGGTTGATATGAAAATTTCTTCCCTAATATCAGATGTCATTGGAAATAAGAGCTCGATAACATTTTCTATTGTTGGCCCCCTGGGGATGGGGAAAACTCAGAGGTTGAAGAGCGTCGCAAGAGTTGTTGAGGAGAAGGGGGGTAAGGTAATATATGTTAAAGTAGACACTACGGACATATTGAAGATTACAAGAGACATATTTAGCGCCCTAAAACCTCCAAAAAATAGGACAAACATATTCCTTGAAAACCTATCGAAGAAGCTTGGATTTATAAACAGGCTTGAAAGGATGCTATCTTCAATAAATGAGTATAAGAGTAGGGATATTGCTGAGATGCTTACTCAGGAACTTTCTAAGTATCAGTACTCTGCATTACTACTTGACGAACTTGAAAACATGCAGGGGGCAAATGAAAAGGAGAAAATATTATTCTTCGAAATGCTGAGGCACTTTATCAGTAACATGCCCCCTGGAAGCCTCTTTGCTTTTGCATGCATTCCCGAAGTGTATGAAGAGTACTCTAAATTATTTCCCGCATTCTTTATGAGGCTTCACTATGAGTTCAAGCTTAGGCCAATGAGTTATGAGGAAGTCGTTGAGTTAGTTAAGAAAAGACTTGCAAAGGTTAGAATTAGGGATACAGCGGATCCAATTTATCCCTTCACTGAAGATGCAATAAGGTTAATTCATGAGCTTGGAAAGGGAAATCCTAGACAAATACTTAGGTTGCTCAATTACGTTTTAAGTGAGGCCGTTAAACACAAGTTCGACCCGATAAATGAGTACGTTGTCACAACGATACTTGAGGAGCCAAAATCCTTAGAGGAATATCTAACAAGGATACCAACGGAATTTAAACCCCTTGTGAATGTTATAGTCAACAAATTTAAGGGTGGGCCGGTGAGCTACATTGAAGTTGCTAAGGAGCTCAAAATGCCAGGTACAGAGGTTTATGAAAAATTGGAGCATTTAGTTAGCTTGGGATTCTTAGTTGGGGATCCAAGAGGCAATTACAAAGTTCCCGACTACGTTAGGAAGTTTATGGAGGAGAAAAGGGAATGA
- the speE gene encoding polyamine aminopropyltransferase, with amino-acid sequence MEFIEWYPRGYGVAFKVKRKILERKSKYQKIEIYETEGFGRLLALDGTVQLVTEGEKSYHEPLVHPALLAHPNPERVLVIGGGDGGTIREVLRHKEIKEAIMVEIDRMVVEIASEFIGIDEGLLGKMLKNECKRAKLVIGDGVKFLKENKGFDVIIVDSTDPVGPAEMLFSEEFYKDAYEALKDPGIYVTQAGSVYLFTDELTGAYKRMKKVFDRVYYYSFPVIGYASPWAFLVGVKGELDFKKVDVRRAKQLKLEYYDPENHETLFQMPKYIREKLQRL; translated from the coding sequence ATGGAGTTCATCGAATGGTATCCAAGAGGATATGGCGTGGCATTTAAAGTTAAGAGAAAAATCCTTGAGAGGAAGTCTAAGTACCAAAAAATTGAAATTTACGAAACTGAAGGATTCGGAAGACTTCTAGCTCTAGATGGAACTGTTCAGTTAGTAACAGAAGGAGAAAAAAGTTACCACGAGCCCCTTGTTCATCCAGCCCTGCTGGCCCATCCGAACCCAGAAAGGGTACTTGTGATTGGTGGTGGAGATGGGGGGACAATTAGGGAAGTTCTCAGACATAAAGAAATCAAGGAGGCAATAATGGTAGAAATTGATAGAATGGTGGTAGAAATAGCATCTGAGTTTATAGGGATTGATGAGGGCCTGCTAGGGAAAATGTTAAAGAATGAGTGTAAAAGAGCAAAGTTGGTAATAGGGGATGGGGTTAAATTCCTTAAAGAGAATAAGGGGTTTGATGTGATAATTGTAGATTCTACAGATCCCGTAGGGCCTGCGGAGATGCTCTTCAGCGAAGAGTTTTACAAAGATGCTTACGAGGCACTTAAGGATCCAGGAATTTACGTTACCCAAGCAGGGAGTGTGTATTTATTTACAGACGAACTTACTGGAGCGTACAAGAGAATGAAGAAAGTTTTTGATAGGGTTTACTACTATAGCTTTCCGGTAATAGGGTACGCATCCCCTTGGGCATTTTTAGTAGGAGTAAAAGGAGAACTAGACTTCAAGAAAGTAGATGTTAGGAGAGCCAAGCAACTGAAACTTGAATACTATGATCCAGAAAATCATGAAACGCTATTCCAGATGCCAAAATATATTCGGGAGAAACTTCAGAGGTTATAG
- a CDS encoding DEAD/DEAH box helicase has product MVVFRIPRGSAKVKVERADPKVYFQIYNLLSFRKDFGRWDKAESLYDPYTNTFPVGLLLRVKKFLNSKGYRVKIKDERIVEGEPLNSEWNKNYELRKYQKKAVKLAIKEKMGVLALPVGSGKTIVGLRIIHEINKSALIIVHTKELLYQWAEKVEEVLGIKAGVVGDNKWQEGPITVAMIQTLLSRGVEKLQNKYAVVLFDECHRTSAAEKFYQVGMSLPQVYRFGLSATPWRRLRGEEMKIEGVVGPIIYEVKAEDLIKEGFLAKPKFEVIEYESNMPALADKYKELYEEVIMENEERNKAIVEKAVDLAKQGHRVLIDVKRIDHGEILVKMLREKGINAEFLSSQSPNRWKILEKFKGGKIPVLVSTLLKEGVDIPEISAIILAGGGKSDVMTIQTIGRALRPKAGGEAVIVDVKDTDPLLFTHFLERQKALKQYYGKYYNL; this is encoded by the coding sequence ATGGTAGTGTTTAGGATCCCAAGAGGGAGTGCAAAAGTTAAAGTGGAGAGGGCTGATCCTAAGGTTTATTTCCAAATATATAACTTATTGTCGTTTAGGAAGGACTTTGGCAGGTGGGATAAGGCAGAGAGCTTATACGACCCATATACGAATACTTTCCCGGTTGGATTACTTCTTAGGGTAAAGAAATTCCTGAACTCAAAAGGATACAGGGTTAAGATAAAGGACGAGAGGATAGTCGAAGGGGAGCCTCTAAATTCTGAATGGAATAAGAATTATGAGTTAAGGAAATATCAAAAGAAAGCTGTTAAGCTTGCAATAAAAGAAAAGATGGGTGTTTTGGCTTTACCTGTTGGAAGTGGAAAAACTATTGTTGGCCTTAGGATAATTCATGAAATAAATAAGTCTGCCTTAATAATAGTCCACACAAAGGAGCTACTTTATCAATGGGCTGAGAAAGTTGAGGAAGTTTTAGGAATAAAGGCTGGAGTAGTTGGAGACAATAAATGGCAGGAAGGACCTATTACCGTTGCGATGATTCAGACTCTCCTATCAAGGGGAGTAGAGAAGTTGCAGAATAAATATGCTGTAGTTCTTTTTGATGAATGCCATAGAACGTCCGCAGCGGAGAAATTTTATCAAGTAGGAATGAGTCTTCCTCAAGTTTATAGGTTTGGTCTTTCTGCGACTCCCTGGAGGAGACTAAGAGGGGAAGAGATGAAAATAGAGGGCGTTGTTGGTCCAATAATTTACGAAGTAAAGGCTGAAGATCTTATAAAAGAGGGATTCCTCGCGAAGCCAAAGTTTGAGGTTATAGAGTATGAATCAAACATGCCTGCACTTGCTGACAAGTATAAGGAGCTATATGAGGAGGTAATAATGGAAAATGAGGAGAGGAATAAGGCAATAGTGGAAAAAGCAGTTGATCTTGCCAAGCAGGGACACAGGGTGCTAATTGATGTAAAAAGAATAGATCATGGGGAAATACTGGTTAAGATGCTTCGTGAAAAGGGAATAAATGCCGAGTTCCTAAGCTCTCAGAGTCCAAATAGGTGGAAAATCTTAGAAAAGTTTAAAGGTGGGAAAATTCCAGTTCTAGTTTCAACGCTTTTGAAGGAAGGGGTTGATATACCAGAGATATCTGCAATAATACTTGCCGGCGGTGGAAAGAGTGATGTCATGACAATTCAGACAATTGGAAGAGCATTAAGACCAAAAGCTGGAGGAGAGGCTGTCATAGTTGATGTTAAAGATACAGATCCATTACTATTCACACACTTCCTTGAAAGACAAAAGGCGTTAAAGCAATACTACGGAAAATACTATAACCTCTGA
- a CDS encoding PRC-barrel domain-containing protein — MVMKLSKLYKKKIYNTKGKYVGEVDEIIIDIGERYGKVLILALPGERVGVPYERVTAVGDIILVEAANKKT; from the coding sequence ATGGTCATGAAGTTATCTAAACTCTACAAGAAGAAAATATACAACACGAAGGGTAAATACGTTGGAGAAGTTGATGAGATAATAATTGACATTGGAGAAAGATATGGTAAAGTCCTAATTTTAGCATTACCAGGAGAAAGAGTCGGTGTACCATATGAGAGGGTTACAGCTGTGGGAGATATAATCCTTGTAGAGGCGGCAAATAAAAAAACCTAA
- the trmBL1 gene encoding HTH-type sugar sensing transcriptional regulator TrmBL1: MIEEDIIQKLQKFGLTKYESLAYITLLKLGPSKATDVTRESGIPHTRIYDVLSSLSKKGFVDIMHGTPRLYAPVNPELVLERLKKELIEDIENLKKAFEYLYKETHGEELPEIWTIYGFENTVERAEYIIRSAKHEILINTPFEFLKQLRDAIEKRDDILMIIVSNFESIPKWLNEKGNVILAKSGEAPWLMGTWVIGDVNYALFFGTLPENKGKERFYSFWAKSAKLIQNYVHWFYTMYFDNSKEIKGLEYDKLSKPVVLTHIRTVITVLKSIGVGREIEVIGRFLKDKTQVKIKGRIIGFEYTPLTANITIETEKGEKLKIGGLGSYLEDVEGEIFLLY; the protein is encoded by the coding sequence ATGATAGAGGAAGATATAATTCAAAAGCTTCAAAAATTTGGCCTAACTAAGTATGAGAGTTTAGCATACATAACACTTCTCAAATTGGGGCCAAGCAAGGCTACTGATGTGACAAGGGAGAGTGGAATCCCTCACACAAGGATTTACGACGTGTTGAGCTCACTATCAAAGAAGGGTTTTGTTGACATCATGCATGGCACGCCTAGGCTTTATGCCCCGGTGAATCCAGAACTCGTCTTGGAGAGGCTTAAAAAGGAGCTTATAGAGGATATTGAAAACCTAAAGAAGGCTTTTGAATATCTATATAAGGAGACCCATGGAGAAGAATTGCCGGAGATATGGACAATTTATGGTTTTGAGAACACTGTTGAGAGAGCTGAATACATAATAAGGAGTGCAAAGCATGAAATATTAATTAACACGCCCTTTGAATTCCTTAAACAGCTGAGAGATGCTATAGAGAAGAGGGATGACATTCTGATGATAATTGTAAGTAATTTTGAAAGTATCCCTAAGTGGCTTAATGAAAAAGGAAATGTGATATTGGCAAAAAGTGGGGAGGCTCCTTGGCTTATGGGTACTTGGGTAATTGGAGACGTAAACTATGCCCTTTTCTTTGGAACTTTGCCAGAAAATAAAGGAAAGGAAAGATTTTATTCCTTCTGGGCGAAGTCTGCGAAACTAATTCAGAACTATGTCCACTGGTTTTATACGATGTACTTTGATAATAGCAAAGAAATTAAGGGACTTGAGTATGACAAACTTAGTAAACCCGTTGTACTGACTCATATAAGGACAGTAATAACCGTACTTAAGAGTATCGGCGTCGGTAGAGAGATAGAGGTTATTGGAAGATTCCTCAAAGATAAAACCCAAGTTAAAATAAAAGGAAGGATCATAGGCTTTGAATATACACCTCTGACAGCAAATATAACGATTGAAACTGAGAAAGGGGAGAAACTAAAGATAGGAGGTCTTGGGAGTTATTTAGAGGACGTCGAGGGAGAAATTTTTCTCCTCTATTAG
- a CDS encoding UPF0146 family protein, giving the protein MDSVAEFIAKKCKAGKVIEIGIGFYTKIAEKLRELNVNVIVVDVNESSIKRARELGLEGYVDDIFNHSPEIYRGACCIYSIRPTPEMMPALLRLAKKLGVPLYIVPLTGDSPPKGMKLINYRGIPIYKWEP; this is encoded by the coding sequence ATGGATAGTGTGGCAGAATTTATAGCCAAGAAATGTAAGGCAGGAAAAGTCATTGAGATAGGGATTGGATTTTATACTAAGATTGCAGAAAAGCTAAGGGAATTAAACGTCAATGTTATTGTCGTTGATGTCAATGAGAGTTCAATAAAAAGAGCAAGGGAGCTAGGATTGGAGGGCTATGTTGATGATATTTTCAACCACTCCCCAGAGATATACAGGGGAGCATGCTGTATTTATTCAATTCGACCCACTCCAGAAATGATGCCCGCTCTACTGAGACTTGCCAAAAAGCTTGGGGTTCCACTTTACATAGTTCCGCTTACCGGGGATTCTCCTCCAAAAGGGATGAAGTTAATTAACTACAGAGGCATACCAATATACAAGTGGGAGCCATGA
- a CDS encoding ribose 1,5-bisphosphate isomerase — MIVKEVLDIAEKIKSMEIRGAGRIARAAAQALMIQAAKSKARDEKELWEELKEAAKILYHTRPTAVSLPNALRYVMHRAKLAYSSGANLETLRFTVINSAKEFIHNSEKAIERIGEIGAKRIEDGDVIMTHCHSKAAISVMKTAWEQGKEIKVIVTETRPRWQGKITAKELASYGIPVIYVVDAAARHYMKMTDKVVMGADSITANGAVINKIGTALIALTAKEHRVWVMIAAETYKFHPETMLGQLVEIEMRDPTEVIPEEELKTWPKNIEVWNPAFDVTPPEYIDVIITERGVIPPYAAIDILREEFGWAFKYREPWED; from the coding sequence ATGATAGTCAAGGAAGTTTTGGATATCGCGGAGAAAATTAAGAGCATGGAAATAAGGGGAGCTGGAAGGATTGCAAGAGCAGCAGCTCAAGCCTTAATGATACAGGCAGCGAAAAGCAAAGCAAGAGACGAAAAAGAGCTTTGGGAGGAATTAAAAGAAGCAGCGAAAATTTTGTACCACACAAGACCAACAGCGGTTTCTCTGCCAAATGCGTTAAGGTACGTGATGCACAGAGCCAAGCTTGCTTATTCTTCAGGAGCCAACCTTGAGACCCTTAGATTCACAGTGATAAACTCTGCAAAGGAGTTTATCCACAATTCCGAAAAAGCCATTGAAAGGATTGGCGAAATTGGAGCGAAGAGAATTGAAGATGGAGATGTGATAATGACACACTGCCATAGCAAGGCGGCAATTAGCGTCATGAAAACTGCCTGGGAGCAGGGAAAAGAGATCAAGGTTATAGTCACGGAGACGAGACCAAGATGGCAGGGGAAGATCACAGCTAAAGAACTAGCCAGCTATGGAATCCCGGTGATATATGTTGTCGATGCAGCGGCAAGGCATTACATGAAGATGACGGATAAGGTTGTGATGGGAGCAGATTCGATAACGGCAAATGGAGCTGTAATAAATAAAATTGGAACGGCATTAATTGCGTTGACCGCAAAGGAGCATAGGGTGTGGGTAATGATTGCGGCCGAGACCTACAAGTTTCATCCAGAAACTATGCTTGGCCAGTTGGTTGAAATCGAAATGAGGGATCCCACTGAAGTCATTCCGGAGGAGGAACTAAAGACTTGGCCGAAAAATATAGAGGTGTGGAACCCTGCCTTTGACGTGACCCCACCGGAGTACATTGACGTTATAATAACGGAGAGGGGAGTTATTCCACCGTATGCAGCGATAGATATCCTGAGGGAAGAGTTCGGATGGGCCTTTAAGTATAGGGAACCCTGGGAAGATTAA
- a CDS encoding aminotransferase-like domain-containing protein encodes MEEALKKKFEKGSLNFEAYFSEKALRMKASEIRELLKLVETSDVISLAGGLPNPKTFPVDIIDKILDEVIREHADKALQYGTTKGFTPLRLAIAEWLRKRYGIPTSKVDIMVTSGSQQALDLIGRVFINPGDIVVVEAPTYLAALQAFSFYEPDYIQVPLDDEGMRTDLLEEKLRKLKAEGKRVKLVYTVPTFQNPAGVTMTEERRKHLLELASEYDFIIVEDDPYGELRYSGKPVPKIKALDTEGRVLYLGTFSKILAPGFRLGWIAGEPHFIRKLEIAKQSVDLCTNAFGQIVAWKYLEGGYLEKHIPKIIEFYKPRRDVMLEALEEHMPEGVKWTKPDGGMFVWVTLPEKIDTKLMLEKAVKRGVAYVPGEAFYAHRDVKNTMRLNFTYVDEDKIREGIKRLAETIKEEL; translated from the coding sequence ATGGAAGAAGCTCTTAAGAAAAAATTTGAGAAAGGCTCACTTAACTTTGAAGCTTACTTTTCCGAAAAGGCCTTGAGAATGAAAGCTTCAGAAATAAGAGAACTACTCAAGCTTGTTGAGACTAGTGACGTTATTAGCCTTGCAGGAGGATTGCCAAATCCTAAGACGTTCCCCGTTGACATCATTGACAAAATCTTAGATGAAGTTATTAGGGAGCACGCTGATAAGGCCTTGCAATATGGAACGACTAAAGGATTTACACCTCTAAGGTTAGCAATTGCCGAGTGGCTGAGAAAGAGATATGGTATTCCAACATCAAAGGTAGATATAATGGTAACGAGCGGTTCTCAGCAGGCTCTCGACTTGATAGGTAGAGTTTTCATAAACCCTGGGGACATAGTGGTAGTTGAGGCCCCAACATATCTGGCTGCACTTCAGGCGTTCAGCTTCTATGAGCCGGATTACATTCAGGTACCCCTTGACGATGAGGGCATGAGGACTGATTTGTTAGAGGAGAAACTAAGAAAACTCAAGGCAGAAGGAAAGAGGGTTAAGCTTGTGTACACCGTTCCAACGTTCCAAAATCCTGCGGGAGTTACAATGACTGAGGAAAGAAGGAAGCACTTACTTGAGCTTGCGAGCGAATATGACTTCATAATAGTGGAAGACGATCCCTATGGAGAGCTCAGGTACTCTGGAAAACCAGTTCCAAAGATAAAGGCCCTAGACACGGAGGGCAGAGTACTCTACTTGGGAACCTTCTCAAAGATACTTGCCCCAGGATTCAGGCTTGGGTGGATTGCGGGAGAGCCACACTTCATAAGAAAGCTGGAGATAGCTAAGCAGAGTGTTGATCTCTGCACAAATGCGTTCGGCCAGATAGTTGCTTGGAAGTACCTTGAGGGGGGTTACTTAGAAAAGCACATCCCAAAGATAATCGAATTCTACAAGCCCAGGAGGGATGTCATGCTTGAAGCTCTAGAGGAACACATGCCCGAGGGGGTCAAGTGGACTAAGCCAGATGGAGGAATGTTCGTCTGGGTTACACTACCCGAGAAGATAGATACAAAGTTAATGCTTGAAAAGGCAGTAAAGAGGGGAGTCGCCTACGTTCCAGGCGAAGCATTCTATGCCCATAGGGACGTTAAGAACACTATGAGACTGAACTTCACGTACGTTGACGAAGATAAGATTAGGGAGGGGATTAAAAGGCTCGCAGAAACGATAAAGGAAGAACTGTAA